The region TTATCCAGCACATTGCTCCAATTCCTGTGTTTGGATAAGCTCACCCAAAAAGCATTTCACTCACTGTTATCACACGAGTCTCCGACAGGTTATGACCCTGCtaagctgctgttgttgagtGATCACTTTGTAGTTAAGGGCTTTTATgtggaagaggagcagagcaaAGCACAAGGCTTACCAGGTGTTCATGCTTTACCGAAGATAATCAAATGCACAGCAATGAATGGCTCTTATAtaaaatgtttggtttgtttatgaAAGCTGTAATTAGGAAAACAACCTGAAATTAGTATTttgtatatgaatataaatatgtagATATTTGTCTATATATTAAGAATGGTGAAACTCACCTGCACCTGGGCTGATGAGGCTGCTGAACAGCAGTTCCATGAATTTCCTGCTGAATTCGCACATCTCTCGGTGGCTTGGCAACAGTGTGAATAAATGCCATCTTCACCTGCcgacctaaaaaaaaaaaaaaaaaaaaaaagtgtcacagTGTACAGAACGTAATAAGGACTAAACTAAATATTCTTCTACAATATACATTGTATatagtttcagttttagtttcagcAACAGCCTGATTTTATGTACAGTAAACACCTTTGGGTTTCTTAGAATGGGCCGATACAATGCTTTTTGTCAGTCTTTGGagcttcctctccctctcctcagacAACCTGATGTACATCTCTTTCCACGATTCGTACTCCTGAAGCTTGGAGTCTTTGAAGTCCCTCTGGCAGTGTCTCCCCCATATGTGGTCTGACACTCCAATGTAGATCTGCGGACACAAATAGTTACAGGGCTAACGACAAATAAACACCTGTGGACAGATTTATTTCCTAATCACAACTTTTACAGTAACTTTTCTAATCTGTACCCAAGGTCTGTGAATATGTTAACTGACCTAGAAAGGTAATTTCagaacaaactgacacacactcagtggCCACCTTAAGTAATCTTGCTCATTAACAGCAGGCCTTGACTACCGGTGCCTGATGTGGTGGTTCAAGCATCTCAGAAAAAGCGTCACTTAACAAAGAGCACCTAGTTAATGCTTCTCTGTGGATATAAAACCTAAACCTTGACCCATCAGATTAGTTAACAAGAAGGCCACAGGTAGGCAGTACACAGCCAAGAGTAACAGTGACAACCGGAAACTGATTGTGTAACTTGTTGAACTTGTCGGGCAGCAACACCATCATGTGTTTACTCCTGACAGCTAAAAAGAAGGGGCTGaaccaattaatcaattagcaGATTGATAGAAATTAATCTGTAACAATTCTGATAATCGactgttaaagttttttttccactttcttaattttgaggattttctgcctttctcaattttttattatactgtaacatcaacttctttgttttctgtgctgttgGTCCAACAcaacaagacatttaaatgcGTCACCACGGTCTTTAGGAAATTGtgacaggcatttttcactgatattttatagGCTAAACATAGACTAAAAAatgtgtatacatacacacacatacatatacatatatatacatatatatatatatatatatatattatatatatatatatatatagttgcTCGCACAGCCTCTGGGCCTCAGGGGGTCAGACCCAGTGCTCagcaggtgtacctaataaagtggccacaaAGTGCGTGTCTGCACTAAATTTATTCATACATCACATTCTTACTGGGTTGCATTCTTCAATGCGTAGCAGCTGCTCCGGCGTACACCTCTCCAACACTGGCTCGAGGATTTCAAATGGGACTCCGCCAGTTTCATAAAGCACTGAGAAGAGATCCCTGCACCTAAATATAAatccaacagacagacagacatcacaGCAAAAAAGGTTCTTTGGGCTTTACTCACAGTTAATATTGTTCTGGAGTATGCGGATACACTGTTGGTATAAGCTCATCATGGTTGGGAGGAAGACGGTCTTGGCACCAGAGTACACTTGCATCTTCTTGTTAAGTCGCTGACCGGTAAAGACGGCAGAGTCCTCAGAGGCGTCGCAGAAATCAGACTCCCTCTCAACTTTAAAGGCAGAAAGAATGAATGTCAAGAATGAAATAACCAATGCGaaaatgcagctgtgtttgccacacacacacacacacacacacacacacacacacacacacattaccttTCCTATCAAAGTACTCAACACTGGAGGGCCCTTCCCATTCAGGCAGAACAGCAGGTAAAGGAATGCTCATCAGGTCCATTACAGACTCCCCAAACTTCTAAAATAAGAGATATCATTGGTCAATATCAATCAGTCATGACCTGCACTCTACAAGGAAAACTTTTAAGATTATTGTTACCTGTTTTGGAGGGCTAATAGTTATAGACATCACAGGTGACTTGAAAAGTTTCATGCCAGAATCTTTTGCTGCTTCCTCTTTTACTCCAGTCTTGATTTTTCTGGGAGCTCTCTTTACTCCACATCGCTCTTTTCTCTTGAAAACATTAACGTCATAGTTCAAGTACGATTCAAAGGATTTGGAGGGCTCCTCTTGGTCACTGACACTTtccttgtctttgtgtttcattttggcctttttgtttttgtgttttgaatttccCTTACTTTCAGACTCTTGTTTATGTTCAGGACCGACATGCCTCTCTTTGCTcgttttgttcctttttctcttttggtcCTCCGAGCTCCTCGATTTTCCTGAAGACCTGTCCTCTCTGGCATTGGCCAATTTTAaggtttttgagtttttgtcactggACTCAAATGAAAAAGATTCTTCATCTTCCTTCGATGATTCTTTTGATGGCTTTGACTTCTTATTTGACTCTTTTTCTGGCCAAAATCCCCCATCATCAGAGTTGCTTTTCGGCTTTTCTCTGGAGTCAGACCTGGATCTCTGATGAGTGTCTTCTGAGTTGTTTCCAAGCAAAGTATCACCATCTCCTGATTTTCTGTCGCTCTGATCATTTTTCTTCTTGGAAGCAAATAATACGTCTATTTGATCCTCTCCAATTTCCTTTTCCACGATGTCATTCTGAAAGATATTCTGGTTTTCTTGGTgacttttttctccattttcattctcttttcctttctgttgTTCACATTGTTGTTTCAGTGAAGCGGTTTTCCCACTCTCCGTTTTGAGGAAGACCTCATCTGAGGATTCCTGACTCTTGCTGTGAGATGTTGAGCAGTTATTGTTTAAATCCTCTAATGTCAAACTTCCAGTGTTTGAACAGTTTTGGTCGTCTAGTTTGTCTTTAACAGACATGGTCTCTGACACATCCCCATCTTCTGTGTGGCTGCATCAAGGGAAGATTCAagatgtcacacacatacaaattaaGCACAATTAATTTTATTCTACACCCGAATTATAAATACAATTACAAACTTAAATACGCTTCACCTTGAGCACTCCTTAGGGACCAGTTTTTTCCAACCTTTAACTAGTGACTTGGCAAATTCTCCAGCCTGTTCATGTCTCCGCAAGGAGTTAACTGCTTTGCCAATTCCAGTTTCCTACATGTAGACACTTGTTAGTGCAGTCCATGAAAACTTAACTTATGCAAAAtgcatgtgaaaacataaacacaatatcCATTCTTTGCCAAAAGAGACTTACAGCAAGAATATCTAGTGTGATATCCAGATCCTTGAGTTTCTGCAAGATTTTAAGAACCTAGAAAGAGAGTAATTGACACATTAATCCCTCTGGTGAGGTTGTTAATGCTTTTAAAATAGTGTCAGAGCAACCATCTAATGTGCTTGGACATGGCTTTCACACACGCAATTAGGAAAAATAGTTGctaaaatgtgaacaaaatTGAAGAAAACCTGCCATGCCAAATATGGCAGTCCTGGTTTTGGATCACCACAGTTGCTGATTGTGCATTCAGAGCAGAAGTTATGTATGGGAACCTCACACCCACTTAGGGTGCTCCTTTTACTGTGAACTATAAATGGATAATGCTACTGCTGGTAAGTAAAGTCTCACTATGTGGGTGAATTAGGTGCTTTCAGGTTACACGTTCCAaattttaatgtaatcttaatTTAATCTGAAGAAACTAAACATTGGCCAGTTTATGTAaaggcagcagcaacagtaactTAAACAAGCCTGCAGAGCGTCACAACCTTCATGGGTGATGGACGGCAGCCATAAGCTGAACAACTGGAGGAGCTGCCAATTTTAGCAGCAAAAGCGCCTCCCATCTACCAGAGCCTGGCCTgaccccccaaccccaccccaacACGATAGTGAAGTGTGGCTGCAGCAGCGCACATGTCACTGACTCAAACAGCCCCCACCCGCTTCTGCCTGTCCGCACATgatacaagaaaaaaagcacagcctgcagagaggaGACTGTCAATTAGGCCTCATCATGACTTCAGTTCACTTTTTTATAGCTTCCAATGTGAGAGCAGGTGGTAGTAGACTAATGTTTACACCAACGCCCAGAgctttttatttgcctttataAAATTACAACAAAGCCATGAATGAAAGACGAGAAAACTGAGTGTGGAGCggataagaaaaagaaaaaaacgctTCAGAAACAGGAAACGCGGGCAGACATATCTAAAGAACCGTAAGAGTAGCCTGTAGTATCCCAAAGGCTGCAGCTTTCCTCCCCTTGCTCTGCTCTGTTGACTTACTTaaaaatgcatgtatgtgttgtATCTACCGTGGcagtctctgctgtgtctgtgagCTGAAGTTTGAGCCGCATGACTTTCTTCACCACATCAGAGCTGCTGGCCATCACGGCGATTCACGTGCAAACCGTCTACACACACACCGGGCAGCGCGCGCCCATTGATGACATTATTATAATGGGGCGGAACCGACGACAGATGATGTGGGGTGTAGTATGGTTTGGAATTCATGCAACCAATTCATATTAAACATGCGAATGTGAGTATATGACAAACACATATCAACATAATGTTGCAAAGGGGAACAAAATTAAGATATTGAAAATAAACTGTCTTTCTGAAATGTAACCCCCTTGGTCCTCTGGGTACCTGCAGGTCCCTCTTTAGGAGCTGTTGATTGGTTGTCTATTGTTAGACATGGCATGAGGATTTTCTCATAATATGACATGAAAGGCCTTTGAAAGAAATCCTTTCAAAAGTCAAGGTCCATGACCTACATGATTTTGACTCTTAAATATTTTGTGGAAATTAATGTATTTCAGGAACTTGCGGCCTAGGCTACACTTTTAAGCCTGCATCAACCAACACATCAGAGAAAGCAGTAATGTAATATGAGCTGGACCTAGATGGTGGGGACTCTCCTACACTTCCTAACTACAGTATTCCCCTTTTTGTGCTGTATATCATCCGCACAGAAAGCTACAGGATAACGTTATCTAATGTGCCGGTAACAAACTGATGCTTGTATGATTGTGCTGATTTCCATTTAGATTGTCTAGAAGATCACGTCCAACAATAAGTTAAggtcattttaattttagttttaccATGGAGAGTGTTGTAGAAGTGAAATATCAAAAAGAGTATTTCTACCTGGATACTAAAACAAGATGCTCTTTGCACCACTAAGAgctagtgattttttttctgtggtaaGCAAAATGAAACTCTTCATATGACGTCGAGCTTCGGTGGGATGTTGACATCAAGAGATTGGAAGCTATTGTGGGACACTGTATGGTTGGGGGGTGTATGGTCCCTGCCCTCTCCCACATGCATTGCACAATACTTGATTGGCACTCACTGCCTTAGAGGAGGAGTTAACTGCATGTCTCTTTCAGCAGGGGTGACTgctggtctctctctcctgctccagtAACTGGAGGTACAAGTTCCTTCTTCACCAGCCTCAACTTCATTTCTCAGGTAAGTGGAGCTTTCCCATGCTGTGACTGTTTGCAATTTTAGCAATGAAAAGGGAACATGGTGCAATTAATGCTTCAGCTTTGGTCGGTCATTTTAGAATGGAAAATACGTTCTTTTTTCACTTACTTTGGCTCCAAAAGGCAAATAAATTATCTGAAGTTATTGacctttttgtaaaaaaaaatatttttttttacacatagcTATTCTGATAAGCTTCAACTTTGCAAGGGTTGTAGTTAAATAATGGGTCACTTTTCATGAAACTTTTTTGTCTTGTAGCTGGTATTAATTGCAGATTTATCCAGGACAAGCTTGAAGGCAttcagtaaaataaagaaaaggtacaaaaaaaaaaaaagaagatttgcCCTAATCTGAATTTAAACAGTCAGAGGACATGAGGCCTGCTGCTCATGCCTCAAAGTCTATAAAAGGAACGTCATGGGAGAGCCGTTCAGTGTTGCTATTCCTGGACATACTGCTGATAAATTGTGACAGATGCAAAGAGGGGCATGTTGACGCACTCACTCATTCCAGCATCACCTGGTAGCACACATGTTTTTATAGGTGTCAATGTCTGGATGTGCTGAAATAAATTGAACGAACTCCACAATGTAAGAAaaagtcttcttcttcctctccttaaATCCAACATTATTGTTTAGTTTGgggcaaagaaaacaacacattgcCCTAAAAATAGGGCAAACGCACAGCTCAGGAtatgaaataattcaaaacatttcagcaaTATAAACTGTTTTAATATAGTTCAGTCTTGTGAATGTGTCATGCACTCATCCCCTCTTTATTTTTCAGCCACATGACCGATAATTTAATGAGCAGACTAAATTAAATCTTGGCCAATTCTTTGCGAGAATAACTCATATCTGTCACAATTTATCTGTAGCACACAGCTTTATCTGCCTGACTGTTATGATACCACTTTGATTTCTTTGCGTCATCCTCAAGTTGTAATGTGGTTTCCTGTAATGTGGTTTCTTGAcatgttgtatttatatttccaGAAGGTCTGGGCTGTGTTCTGCTGCTACAGCCATGGCACCCAAAAAGAACAAGGCAACCAAAAAGAGTAAAGGAGACATAAATGAAATGACCATAATGGTTGAGGACAGCCCCATCAACAAGATCAATGGGTTAAACACTCTGTTAGAAGGAGGTAACGGCTTCAGCTGCATTTCAACTGAAGTTACTGATTCTGTGTACGCACCAAACCTCCTGGAGGGTATGAGCAACATGAGACAAGAGAGCTTCCTCTGTGATCTAACAGTCGCCACCAAGTCAAAATCATTTGACGTCCACAAGGTTGTCATGGCCTCCTGCAGCGAGTACATTCGTAACATCTTGAAGAAGGATTCTGCCCTCCAAAAGATCGACTTGAACGACCTCTCACCGGTCGGCCTCGCCACTGCAATCACATACGCATACTCCGGAAAGCTGACCCTGTCGCTGTACAGCATCGGCAGCACTATTGCTGCAGCCATGCTGCTGCAGATCGGCAGCCTGGTGAAGATGTGCAGTGATTTCCTCATGCAGGAGCTCAGCGTGGAGAATTGTATGTATGTGGGCAACATCGCCGATGCCTACGACCTCAAAGAAACCAAGGAGGCGGCTCAGAAGTTCATGCGGGAGAACTTCATCGAGTTTTCCGAGATGGAGCAGTTCCTCAAGCTCACCTATGAGCAGATCAGTGATTTCCTGTCTGATGAttctctgcagctcccctctgAGGTCACCGCCTTCCAGATTGCCATGAAGTGGTTGGACTTTGACGAGAAGAGGCTGAAATACGCAGCAGATCTCCTAACTCTCATCCGCTTCGGCACTATCTCTGCCCAAGACCTGGTGAACCATGTCCAGAGTGCGCCCAGGATGATGCAAGACCCCGAGTGCCACCGTCTCCTTGTTGACGCCATGAATTACCATCTGCTTCCATACCAACAGAACATCCTCCAGTCACGCAGAACAAAGGTACGCGGTGGCCTCAAGGTGGTACTCACAATTGGTGGACGTCCTGCTTTGACAGAGAAATCTCTCAGCAAGGATGTTCTCTACAGAGATGCAGATAACCTGTGGAATAAGTTGACAGAAATGCCAGCAAAGAGCTTTAATCAGTGTGTGGCAGTCTTGGATGGCTTCCTGTATGTGGCAGGTGGTGAGGACCAGAATGATGCAAGGAATCAGGCTAAACATGCTGTTAGCAACTTCTGCAGGTAAGAACTAATTGATTTAAAGACATTTGTCAAAATCGTTTGTGTAGACTTATGAAATAACTTAAAATACCCTCTGTCTTTAGATATGACCCACGCTTCAACACTTGGATTCACTTGAGCAACATGATCCAGAGGCGCACCCACTTCAGCCTCAACACCTTCAATGGCCTCTTGTTTGCCGTCGGAGGGCGAAACTCTGATGGTGTTCAGGCCTCTGTGGAGTGCTATGTGCCTTCCTCCAACCAGTGGCAGATGAAAGCTCCCATGGAAGTGCCCCGCTGCTGTCACGCCAGCTCCGTCATCGAGGGCAAGATCCTTGTGTCTGGTGGTTACATCAACAACGCCTACTCCAGGGCTGTGTGCTCGTATGACCCCTCTACCGACACCTGGCAGGATAAGAACAGTCTCAGCACACCTCGAGGCTGGCATTGCGCTGCCACCGTGGGAGACCGAGCCTACGTCATCGGTGGCAGTCAGTTGGGAGGTCGTGGGGAGAGAGTGGATGTCCTCGCCGTCGAATCTTACAATCCTCACAACGGGCAGTGGAGCTACAGCACGCCTCTTCACACAGGAGTGAGCACAGCCGGTATTTCCATTTTGAACAACAAGGTCTATCTCCTCGGAGGCTGGAACGAGGGCGAGAAGAAGTACAAGAAATGCATTCAGGTTTACAACCCTGACCTCAATGAATGGACTGAGGATGACGAATTGCCAGAAGCTACAGTCGGCATCTCATGCTGTGTCGTCACCATACCCACACGAAAAACACGAGAATCCAGAGCCAGTTCAGTTTCATCTGCACCAGTCAGTATATAAGAGTTTAAGTGATACTAATGGTGTAGTTTACATGTCCAAAGGTCTCGAACTTGGCTGTTGCATAAAGATTGGTTCTCAACTCTACCAACAGTCGCATTTTTGGGGCTAAGATGGTCAGTTTAAATGGTCATCAACTTTCTTCAGATGAgcaaaaataagtaaaatgcaaaaattacgAATTTGGGAACACATTCTTAcaaaattagtaaaaaaaaaaaaaaaaaaagaaaaaagaaaaaaattcaattaatttaaagcAAATTGAAGCCAGTGCTGGCAAGGAGAAGTCATAAACTAAATTTTATTTCGACATTAATAGTTTGCATTTGGTGCAGAGCAATATGTTtcaattttatcatttttagaCAGAATTTTCCTTTTGGGGCCAAATCAGTTGGGATTTTCATTAACCCTTTTTTATAGCAAATATAATGTTATATGGAAggcattaaaatataaaatcagtgTGGAAATTGATCTGTAACATAACTGTCTTTTTTACCCAGTGCCATTGAAATAATAATGCTGGATTTTGTGACAGTCCAGTTTATGATGACAACTGCTACTGTGATTCTCAGATACTTGAACAGAATAATGAGTGTCAGAAAGCTGGAGCTGGAATAAGTGTCTGCATCACCTACCAGGAGTAGGTGCTTGTGATTAGTGtgtaaacacaccacacactaaGACTGCAGTTTCTCTACATGTGTCTAATGTATAGCAATCAGTAGTCTCGTGTCGTATGTTGTGTGATCAAACACCATCAGTGTGAAGGAAACTGTTCTGTTGGGAAGATGTTGGAATGATGAGGGTTGAATGGGCCTAGATGTGACAGTAGGAAactattttgtaaaaaataaaaagagaaatatgacTTGGGAATGATGTTGTCAGCCTGAGCTTTCCTGGAAGTCAGTACTCATGAATTCCCTGACTgctcatgtcttttctttttttttgtttgtttttaaatttaactttaaattaaagAGATGAAGTGTAAGATACTATGAGCTGTGGTGATTTATTATATGTTTCCatgcaaatatgtttttaataattttctGAGTCTTTTAAAGAGATGTATTTATACACTTACTAAAAAAACTGGCCAGGCTTGTTTTTGACCACTATAAATTGACAAACTTACATG is a window of Seriola aureovittata isolate HTS-2021-v1 ecotype China chromosome 14, ASM2101889v1, whole genome shotgun sequence DNA encoding:
- the eloal gene encoding elongin A, like isoform X2 produces the protein MASSSDVVKKVMRLKLQLTDTAETATVLKILQKLKDLDITLDILAETGIGKAVNSLRRHEQAGEFAKSLVKGWKKLVPKECSSHTEDGDVSETMSVKDKLDDQNCSNTGSLTLEDLNNNCSTSHSKSQESSDEVFLKTESGKTASLKQQCEQQKGKENENGEKSHQENQNIFQNDIVEKEIGEDQIDVLFASKKKNDQSDRKSGDGDTLLGNNSEDTHQRSRSDSREKPKSNSDDGGFWPEKESNKKSKPSKESSKEDEESFSFESSDKNSKTLKLANAREDRSSGKSRSSEDQKRKRNKTSKERHVGPEHKQESESKGNSKHKNKKAKMKHKDKESVSDQEEPSKSFESYLNYDVNVFKRKERCGVKRAPRKIKTGVKEEAAKDSGMKLFKSPVMSITISPPKQFGESVMDLMSIPLPAVLPEWEGPSSVEYFDRKVERESDFCDASEDSAVFTGQRLNKKMQVYSGAKTVFLPTMMSLYQQCIRILQNNINLLYETGGVPFEILEPVLERCTPEQLLRIEECNPIYIGVSDHIWGRHCQRDFKDSKLQEYESWKEMYIRLSEERERKLQRLTKSIVSAHSKKPKGRQVKMAFIHTVAKPPRDVRIQQEIHGTAVQQPHQPRCSVKVQDNRLKPSCNEPSRSSSSSSGGSNTPDPRKKTRVAPMMAKSLKAFKKQFGRR
- the eloal gene encoding elongin A, like isoform X1, translated to MASSSDVVKKVMRLKLQLTDTAETATVLKILQKLKDLDITLDILAETGIGKAVNSLRRHEQAGEFAKSLVKGWKKLVPKECSSHTEDGDVSETMSVKDKLDDQNCSNTGSLTLEDLNNNCSTSHSKSQESSDEVFLKTESGKTASLKQQCEQQKGKENENGEKSHQENQNIFQNDIVEKEIGEDQIDVLFASKKKNDQSDRKSGDGDTLLGNNSEDTHQRSRSDSREKPKSNSDDGGFWPEKESNKKSKPSKESSKEDEESFSFESSDKNSKTLKLANAREDRSSGKSRSSEDQKRKRNKTSKERHVGPEHKQESESKGNSKHKNKKAKMKHKDKESVSDQEEPSKSFESYLNYDVNVFKRKERCGVKRAPRKIKTGVKEEAAKDSGMKLFKSPVMSITISPPKQKFGESVMDLMSIPLPAVLPEWEGPSSVEYFDRKVERESDFCDASEDSAVFTGQRLNKKMQVYSGAKTVFLPTMMSLYQQCIRILQNNINLLYETGGVPFEILEPVLERCTPEQLLRIEECNPIYIGVSDHIWGRHCQRDFKDSKLQEYESWKEMYIRLSEERERKLQRLTKSIVSAHSKKPKGRQVKMAFIHTVAKPPRDVRIQQEIHGTAVQQPHQPRCSVKVQDNRLKPSCNEPSRSSSSSSGGSNTPDPRKKTRVAPMMAKSLKAFKKQFGRR
- the klhl31 gene encoding kelch-like protein 31 — encoded protein: MAPKKNKATKKSKGDINEMTIMVEDSPINKINGLNTLLEGGNGFSCISTEVTDSVYAPNLLEGMSNMRQESFLCDLTVATKSKSFDVHKVVMASCSEYIRNILKKDSALQKIDLNDLSPVGLATAITYAYSGKLTLSLYSIGSTIAAAMLLQIGSLVKMCSDFLMQELSVENCMYVGNIADAYDLKETKEAAQKFMRENFIEFSEMEQFLKLTYEQISDFLSDDSLQLPSEVTAFQIAMKWLDFDEKRLKYAADLLTLIRFGTISAQDLVNHVQSAPRMMQDPECHRLLVDAMNYHLLPYQQNILQSRRTKVRGGLKVVLTIGGRPALTEKSLSKDVLYRDADNLWNKLTEMPAKSFNQCVAVLDGFLYVAGGEDQNDARNQAKHAVSNFCRYDPRFNTWIHLSNMIQRRTHFSLNTFNGLLFAVGGRNSDGVQASVECYVPSSNQWQMKAPMEVPRCCHASSVIEGKILVSGGYINNAYSRAVCSYDPSTDTWQDKNSLSTPRGWHCAATVGDRAYVIGGSQLGGRGERVDVLAVESYNPHNGQWSYSTPLHTGVSTAGISILNNKVYLLGGWNEGEKKYKKCIQVYNPDLNEWTEDDELPEATVGISCCVVTIPTRKTRESRASSVSSAPVSI